One uncultured Alphaproteobacteria bacterium genomic region harbors:
- a CDS encoding conserved hypothetical protein (Evidence 4 : Homologs of previously reported genes of unknown function) yields MSLATVRAFFAERAPDIEVIEHRDSTATVALAAAAFGVEPGQIAKTLSLKVGDAVLLVVARGDARLDNRKAKAAFGGKARMLSAEEVVAFTGHPVGGVCPFGLAQPLPVYCDVSLRAFDVVLPAAGSTNSALRITPERLAELTAAAWVDVCQDLTQT; encoded by the coding sequence ATGAGCCTCGCAACCGTCCGCGCGTTCTTCGCCGAGCGCGCCCCCGACATCGAAGTGATCGAACATCGCGACAGCACCGCCACCGTCGCCCTCGCGGCGGCGGCGTTCGGCGTCGAACCCGGGCAGATCGCCAAGACCCTGTCGCTCAAGGTCGGCGACGCGGTGCTGCTGGTGGTGGCGCGCGGCGACGCCCGCCTCGACAACCGGAAGGCCAAGGCGGCGTTCGGCGGCAAGGCGCGGATGCTCTCGGCCGAGGAGGTAGTGGCGTTCACCGGCCATCCGGTCGGCGGCGTCTGCCCGTTCGGCCTCGCGCAACCGCTGCCGGTCTACTGCGACGTCTCGCTGCGGGCGTTCGACGTGGTCCTGCCCGCGGCGGGTTCCACCAACTCGGCGCTGCGGATCACCCCGGAGCGCCTCGCCGAACTCACCGCCGCCGCGTGGGTGGACGTCTGCCAGGACCTTACGCAAACCTGA
- a CDS encoding putative fatty acid beta hydroxylase (Evidence 3 : Function proposed based on presence of conserved amino acid motif, structural feature or limited homology): protein MDSAMTADTALPAAGFDATLGFVREGYAFISRHCERLGADAFRTRFLLRPVVCARGRAAAEMFYADDLAFTRRGAIPGSVRRLLQDDRSVQSLDAAAHRERKMLFAKILGGAAVEHAVLAFGAALRAAMLRWKGGEVVLHRAVREVLARVALDLSGIAADAPTLAARTRELGAMIDAAGSVGPANWRALWLRRRTEAWARGLVAAYRDGRLPETEGGALALIAGYRDGRGEPLPEAVAAVELLNVLRPTVAIGRYVVFAAHALVRRPDWREAFAGGGEDDLLPFVQEVRRFYPFFPAIAGRARQEFAWRGHRFRRGDLTILDLYGTNHHPELWPEPEAFRPERFRGWEGDAFALVAQGGGDAAVTHRCPGEDLTVALTVEAVRVLCRDARFSAPPQDLSVSLARVPALPESGMILRFA from the coding sequence ATGGATTCCGCCATGACCGCCGACACCGCTCTGCCCGCCGCCGGCTTCGACGCCACCCTGGGGTTCGTGCGCGAGGGCTACGCCTTCATCTCCCGGCATTGCGAGCGCCTCGGCGCCGACGCTTTCCGCACGCGGTTTCTGCTGCGCCCGGTGGTGTGCGCGCGCGGCCGCGCCGCGGCCGAAATGTTCTACGCCGACGATCTCGCCTTCACCCGCCGCGGCGCGATTCCCGGCTCGGTCCGGCGCCTGCTGCAGGACGACCGCAGCGTGCAGAGCCTCGACGCCGCGGCGCACCGCGAGCGCAAGATGCTGTTCGCGAAGATTCTCGGCGGTGCGGCGGTGGAACACGCCGTCCTCGCGTTCGGCGCGGCGTTGCGCGCCGCCATGCTGCGCTGGAAGGGCGGCGAGGTGGTGCTGCATCGCGCGGTGCGCGAGGTGCTGGCCCGCGTCGCGCTCGACCTCTCCGGCATCGCCGCCGATGCGCCGACGCTGGCGGCGCGGACGCGGGAACTCGGCGCGATGATCGATGCCGCCGGGAGCGTCGGCCCCGCGAACTGGCGCGCGCTGTGGCTGCGCCGCCGCACCGAGGCGTGGGCGCGCGGGCTGGTGGCGGCCTATCGCGACGGCCGCCTGCCCGAGACCGAGGGCGGCGCGCTGGCGCTGATCGCCGGATATCGCGACGGCCGCGGCGAGCCGCTGCCGGAGGCGGTGGCGGCGGTGGAGCTGCTCAACGTGCTGCGTCCGACGGTGGCGATCGGCCGCTACGTCGTCTTCGCCGCGCACGCGCTGGTGCGCCGCCCGGACTGGCGCGAGGCGTTCGCCGGAGGCGGGGAGGACGATCTGCTGCCGTTCGTGCAGGAGGTGCGGCGGTTCTATCCGTTCTTCCCCGCGATCGCCGGGCGGGCGCGGCAGGAGTTCGCATGGCGGGGCCATCGCTTCCGCCGCGGCGATCTGACGATCCTCGATCTCTACGGCACCAACCACCATCCGGAGCTTTGGCCCGAGCCCGAGGCGTTCCGTCCCGAGCGTTTCCGCGGCTGGGAAGGCGACGCCTTCGCCCTGGTCGCGCAGGGCGGCGGCGACGCGGCGGTGACGCACCGCTGCCCGGGCGAGGACCTGACCGTCGCGCTCACCGTCGAGGCGGTGCGGGTGCTGTGCCGCGACGCGCGCTTTTCCGCGCCGCCGCAGGATCTGAGCGTGTCGCTGGCGCGCGTGCCCGCGCTGCCGGAGAGCGGGATGATCCTCAGGTTTGCGTAA
- a CDS encoding conserved hypothetical protein (Evidence 4 : Homologs of previously reported genes of unknown function) produces MHAPPGPLVAVADGLWIVDMPLRVMGADVGTRMSVIRLKDGRLLLYSPVAMIEALRHDLARIGEVAAIVCPNAWHHLFAAQAREAFPAAKLYGPAELAPKRRDLRFDGYLTNVPPPAWEDAALPSRVQGSSLHETALFHPPSGTLLVADLLQNLRAPRGGMTGLYLWLGGLGAEPGVHRFVRWSFRNRAEAGQGIRRILKWDFRRIVPCHGGIVEADAKAIFTHAYAWLEL; encoded by the coding sequence ATGCATGCCCCACCCGGCCCCCTCGTCGCCGTCGCCGACGGTCTATGGATCGTCGACATGCCGCTCCGCGTGATGGGCGCGGACGTCGGCACGCGGATGAGCGTGATCCGTCTCAAGGACGGACGCCTGTTGCTGTATTCCCCGGTGGCGATGATCGAGGCGTTGCGCCACGACCTCGCCCGGATCGGCGAGGTGGCGGCGATCGTCTGCCCCAACGCCTGGCATCACCTGTTCGCCGCCCAGGCGCGCGAGGCCTTCCCCGCCGCCAAGCTCTACGGCCCCGCCGAGCTCGCGCCGAAGCGCCGCGACCTGCGGTTCGACGGCTACCTCACCAACGTTCCGCCCCCCGCCTGGGAGGACGCGGCGCTGCCGAGCCGGGTGCAGGGCAGCTCGCTGCACGAGACCGCGCTGTTCCACCCGCCGAGCGGCACGCTTCTGGTCGCCGACCTGCTGCAGAACCTGCGCGCGCCGAGAGGCGGAATGACCGGCCTCTACCTCTGGCTCGGCGGCCTCGGAGCGGAGCCCGGGGTGCACCGCTTCGTGCGCTGGAGCTTCCGCAACCGCGCCGAGGCGGGCCAGGGCATCCGCCGGATTCTCAAGTGGGATTTCCGCCGCATCGTGCCCTGCCACGGCGGCATCGTGGAGGCCGACGCCAAGGCGATCTTCACCCACGCCTACGCCTGGCTGGAACTCTAG
- a CDS encoding AraC family transcriptional regulator translates to MSRLAPEGGGAYLDAMASASAAETALWRADDLDAELLRARFSDYAYDLHSHDTACLALITAGAIDIRMKDGRRVVRAGELYAIDADELHAGVPVDAAGWSQRTIYLDIGRLRARVSDGRDGALVLAGPVIRDPALNRLFLDVHRLSEADARPLARDQRYLDFAAWLLARHTREPARLAPAGREPAAVRRARAFLDARIAERVHLGDVAAAAGLPPFRLYRAFVRATGITPHAYQRQARFREAVRRIRAGEPLAEVAAAAGFADQAHLTRSFFRRMGVTPGAYRDALL, encoded by the coding sequence GTGAGCCGCCTTGCGCCGGAAGGCGGCGGCGCGTATCTCGATGCGATGGCTTCCGCTTCCGCCGCCGAAACCGCCCTCTGGCGCGCCGACGATCTCGACGCGGAGTTGTTGCGCGCGCGGTTTTCCGACTACGCCTACGACCTTCACAGCCACGACACCGCATGCCTCGCCCTGATCACCGCGGGCGCGATCGACATCCGCATGAAGGACGGCCGCCGCGTCGTGCGCGCGGGCGAGCTTTACGCGATCGACGCCGACGAACTCCACGCCGGGGTGCCGGTGGATGCCGCCGGGTGGTCGCAGCGCACCATCTACCTCGATATCGGCCGCCTGCGCGCGCGCGTCTCCGACGGCCGCGACGGCGCCCTCGTCCTTGCCGGACCGGTGATCCGCGATCCCGCGCTCAACCGTCTGTTTCTCGACGTGCACCGGCTGTCCGAGGCGGACGCCCGTCCGCTCGCGCGCGACCAGCGCTATCTCGATTTCGCCGCCTGGCTGCTCGCCCGCCACACCCGCGAACCGGCGCGCCTCGCGCCCGCCGGGCGGGAACCCGCGGCGGTGCGGCGGGCGCGCGCCTTTCTCGACGCCCGCATCGCCGAGCGCGTCCATCTCGGCGACGTCGCCGCCGCCGCCGGACTGCCGCCCTTCCGCCTCTATCGCGCCTTCGTGCGCGCCACCGGCATCACGCCGCACGCCTATCAGCGGCAGGCGCGCTTCCGCGAGGCGGTGCGGCGCATCCGCGCGGGCGAGCCGCTCGCCGAGGTGGCGGCCGCCGCCGGGTTCGCCGATCAGGCGCACCTCACCCGCAGCTTCTTCCGCCGCATGGGCGTCACCCCCGGGGCCTACCGCGACGCGCTGCTGTAG
- a CDS encoding conserved hypothetical protein (Evidence 4 : Homologs of previously reported genes of unknown function), with protein sequence MFETKIAIVVRDDLAVWRKLNVAAFLMSGIVGAAPEIVGEPYVDKAGNRFAALCVQPVVVLAADAETIGRIHRRALERGVRAAAYTEEMFATGHDAANRAVFAGYGPEDARIVGVAVREDRKLVDKITKGARMHP encoded by the coding sequence ATGTTCGAGACCAAGATCGCCATCGTCGTGCGCGACGACCTCGCGGTGTGGCGGAAGCTCAACGTCGCCGCGTTCCTGATGAGCGGCATCGTCGGCGCGGCGCCGGAGATCGTCGGCGAGCCCTACGTCGACAAGGCGGGCAACCGGTTCGCGGCGCTGTGCGTGCAGCCGGTGGTGGTGCTCGCCGCCGATGCGGAGACGATCGGCCGGATTCACCGCCGGGCGCTGGAGCGCGGCGTGCGCGCCGCCGCCTATACCGAGGAAATGTTCGCCACCGGGCACGACGCCGCCAACCGCGCGGTGTTCGCGGGCTACGGGCCGGAGGATGCGAGGATCGTCGGCGTCGCGGTGCGCGAGGACCGGAAGTTGGTGGACAAGATCACCAAGGGCGCGCGGATGCATCCGTGA
- a CDS encoding conserved hypothetical protein (Evidence 4 : Homologs of previously reported genes of unknown function): protein MAQMTLEQIADKMRDIDVAMLVTRTGEGQLAARPMSHSGEVEENGVCYFFTTEDTGTVADIAHDARVGLTFQGRGGIVGQRPFLVAVEGVAEVIRDRGAFEAHWRQALTRWFARDLDTEGLVLLQIRANRIHYWDGDEAEGEISFI from the coding sequence ATGGCCCAGATGACCCTGGAACAGATCGCCGACAAGATGCGCGACATCGACGTGGCGATGCTCGTCACCCGCACCGGCGAGGGACAGCTCGCGGCGCGGCCGATGAGCCACAGCGGCGAGGTCGAGGAGAACGGCGTCTGCTACTTCTTCACCACCGAGGACACCGGCACCGTCGCCGACATCGCCCACGACGCGCGGGTCGGCCTCACCTTCCAGGGGCGCGGCGGCATCGTCGGCCAGCGGCCGTTCCTGGTGGCGGTGGAAGGCGTCGCCGAGGTGATTCGCGATCGCGGCGCGTTCGAGGCGCACTGGCGCCAGGCGCTGACGCGGTGGTTCGCCCGCGACCTCGACACCGAGGGACTGGTGCTGCTGCAGATCCGCGCCAACCGCATCCACTATTGGGACGGCGACGAAGCCGAAGGCGAGATCTCGTTCATCTGA
- a CDS encoding conserved hypothetical protein (Evidence 4 : Homologs of previously reported genes of unknown function), whose amino-acid sequence MSEPIRLAVVVNPDLPPGLLANTVAAVAIGLGARMPGLGGARLTDRAGRDVDVSANRPVPILAADPETLRALTLKAAAHDAALAVVPFPAFARGLHVYADYARAFPERDLADEAIDGVAIAGPEKAVRSLTGALRLLR is encoded by the coding sequence ATGTCCGAACCGATCCGTCTCGCCGTGGTCGTCAACCCCGATCTGCCGCCCGGCCTGCTCGCCAACACCGTCGCCGCGGTGGCGATCGGCCTCGGCGCGCGCATGCCCGGGCTCGGCGGCGCGCGCCTGACCGACCGCGCCGGGCGCGACGTCGACGTTTCCGCCAACCGTCCGGTGCCGATTCTCGCTGCCGATCCCGAGACCCTCCGCGCCCTGACCCTGAAGGCCGCCGCCCACGACGCCGCGCTCGCGGTGGTGCCGTTTCCGGCGTTCGCGCGGGGGCTGCACGTCTATGCCGACTACGCCCGGGCCTTTCCCGAGCGCGATCTCGCCGACGAGGCGATCGACGGCGTCGCGATCGCGGGACCGGAGAAGGCGGTGCGGTCGCTCACCGGGGCACTGCGGCTTCTCAGATGA
- a CDS encoding Transcriptional regulator protein yields the protein MPIDLADARILAALQENGRLTNQELAETVGLSASPCWRRVRQLEEAGVIEGYRARVDRRKVGLGVLAFVRVKIDGHSEAEARKFEDDIQRLDEVVACYSLAGSADFLLQVAAADLDAYADFAMNVIRRLPRIKEMETAIVLKEVKPLAGWPVKV from the coding sequence ATGCCGATCGACCTCGCCGATGCCCGCATCCTCGCCGCGTTGCAGGAGAACGGCCGCCTCACCAACCAGGAACTCGCCGAAACCGTCGGCCTCTCCGCCTCGCCATGCTGGCGGCGGGTGCGGCAGCTGGAGGAGGCCGGGGTGATCGAGGGCTACCGCGCCCGCGTCGACCGCCGCAAGGTCGGCCTCGGCGTGCTGGCGTTCGTGCGGGTGAAGATCGACGGCCATTCCGAGGCCGAGGCGCGCAAGTTCGAGGACGACATCCAGCGCCTCGACGAGGTGGTGGCGTGCTACAGCCTCGCCGGATCGGCGGATTTTCTGCTTCAGGTCGCCGCCGCCGATCTCGACGCCTACGCCGACTTCGCGATGAACGTGATCCGCCGCCTGCCGCGCATCAAGGAGATGGAAACCGCGATCGTGCTCAAGGAGGTGAAGCCCCTCGCGGGCTGGCCGGTGAAGGTTTGA
- a CDS encoding Integral membrane protein codes for MPEPNFPGWLHALAIASLVLGFVCAAVVAVDQARRPPHMWIMALVWPLTALFGSVLWLAAYFAWGRGAPPGPEPRHPPKPPFPAAVLKGASHCGAGCTLGDIVAEWLALAVPAVAVGFGWGTLFAEKMYAVWALDFLLAFLFGIAFQYFTIAPMRGLSPGEGLAAALKADVASISAWQVGMYGMMAIVQLAWFAPLYGGTAPVASPEFWFAMQLAMLAGFVTSYPVNWWLIRIGVKEEM; via the coding sequence ATGCCCGAACCGAACTTTCCCGGCTGGCTGCATGCGCTCGCGATCGCCTCGCTCGTCCTCGGCTTCGTCTGCGCGGCGGTGGTGGCGGTCGATCAGGCCCGCCGCCCGCCGCACATGTGGATCATGGCTCTGGTGTGGCCGCTGACGGCGCTGTTCGGCAGCGTGCTGTGGCTCGCCGCCTATTTCGCCTGGGGACGCGGCGCGCCCCCCGGCCCCGAACCCCGCCACCCGCCGAAGCCGCCGTTCCCGGCGGCAGTGCTGAAGGGCGCGAGCCATTGCGGCGCAGGGTGCACCCTCGGCGACATCGTCGCCGAATGGCTCGCCTTAGCGGTGCCCGCGGTGGCGGTGGGATTCGGCTGGGGCACACTGTTCGCCGAGAAGATGTACGCGGTGTGGGCGCTCGACTTCCTGCTCGCGTTCCTGTTCGGCATCGCCTTCCAGTACTTCACCATCGCGCCGATGCGCGGCCTCTCCCCCGGGGAAGGTCTCGCCGCCGCGCTCAAGGCGGACGTGGCGTCGATCAGCGCCTGGCAGGTGGGCATGTACGGAATGATGGCGATCGTCCAGCTCGCGTGGTTCGCGCCGCTCTACGGCGGCACCGCGCCGGTCGCCAGTCCGGAATTCTGGTTCGCGATGCAGCTCGCGATGCTGGCGGGCTTCGTCACCAGCTATCCGGTCAACTGGTGGCTGATCCGCATCGGGGTGAAGGAGGAGATGTAG
- a CDS encoding conserved exported hypothetical protein (Evidence 4 : Homologs of previously reported genes of unknown function) gives MFRLFLALVLLCAPAAARAELLDPAPRVAVMSAFAPEWHALLAAAEAPKTYVVNGKSFVTARLGGKDVVLLMSGISMVNAAMSAQMALDRFRVTAIAFSGIAGGVDPARNVGDVVVAAQWAEYLESVFARETPEGFATPPFLPRPHANFGMIHPIDSEVGRDAAPEMRFWFPADAALLEVARRAAARVSLSDCAAGACLAAKPRVVVGGNGVSGSAFVDNARFRDYVHAAFAAEVVDMESAAVAHVAYANGVPFIAFRSLSDLAGGGAHANEMDTFMALAAENSVKVVRAFLAELNP, from the coding sequence ATGTTCCGCCTGTTCCTCGCCCTGGTTCTGCTCTGCGCGCCCGCCGCGGCGCGCGCCGAACTCCTCGATCCCGCGCCGCGCGTCGCGGTGATGTCGGCGTTCGCGCCGGAATGGCATGCGCTGCTCGCCGCCGCCGAAGCCCCGAAGACCTACGTGGTCAACGGCAAAAGCTTCGTCACCGCCCGCCTCGGCGGCAAGGACGTGGTGCTGCTGATGAGCGGCATCAGCATGGTCAACGCGGCGATGAGCGCGCAGATGGCGCTCGACCGCTTCCGCGTCACCGCGATCGCGTTCTCCGGCATCGCCGGCGGCGTCGATCCGGCGCGCAACGTCGGCGACGTGGTGGTGGCGGCGCAATGGGCGGAATACCTCGAAAGCGTGTTCGCGCGCGAGACCCCGGAGGGCTTCGCGACGCCGCCGTTCCTGCCCAGGCCGCACGCCAATTTCGGCATGATCCACCCGATCGATTCCGAGGTCGGCCGCGACGCCGCTCCGGAGATGCGCTTCTGGTTCCCCGCCGACGCCGCGCTGCTGGAGGTCGCCCGCCGCGCCGCCGCGCGGGTGTCGTTGAGCGACTGCGCCGCGGGCGCGTGCCTCGCCGCCAAGCCGCGGGTGGTGGTGGGCGGCAACGGCGTCTCCGGCTCGGCGTTCGTCGACAACGCCCGCTTCCGCGACTACGTCCACGCTGCCTTCGCCGCCGAGGTGGTGGACATGGAGAGCGCCGCCGTCGCCCACGTCGCCTATGCCAACGGCGTGCCGTTCATCGCGTTCCGCAGTCTGTCCGACCTCGCGGGCGGCGGCGCGCACGCCAACGAGATGGACACCTTCATGGCGCTCGCCGCCGAAAACTCGGTCAAGGTGGTGCGCGCCTTCCTCGCCGAGCTCAACCCCTGA